Genomic segment of Acidobacteriota bacterium:
CAGACGCTGTGGCCCTTCCTGGCCGCCTTGCTTGGGCCAATCGGCCTGGTCATCGCTGGGGTGGTGCTGATCAAGAGGCACTGGGCATCACTTCAACCGCTGGTTGCGGCCTGGTGGGCGTACCTCCGCAGGGCGGGCGCCTGGGCCGCAGGATTATTCTCTCGCCTAGTGATTGCCATGGGGCTCGGGCGGGTGGGGCCCATGCTGGAGCGGGTTCGCCCGATTCTGGCGCGTGTGGGAAAGTGGCTGGGGGCCCTATTCGCGTTCAGTCCGCTCTCAATGCTGGCGCGCAATTGGGGCCCCGCGCTGACGTTCCTTGGGGGGCTGTTTATTGCTCTTCAGAGGGTCATCGAGACCGCCTGGCCCGTGGTGGAGTGGGTGGTGGCCTCCTCCCCTTTGGCCACCATCATCCGAAACTGGGAGGGCATCATCGGGTTCTTCGAGCGGCTCATGAATGGGGTTGAAGCGGTCGTTCAGCGGGGCTGGAAGATTGTTCGTGCCATTGCCGCCTGGTCACCCCTAGACCTTATTCCTGCGGAGTGGGCACCGCTCCGGACCTTCTTTGAGGAGTTGTGGGCGTCCATTGTGGGCGTGGTGGAGCGGGCGGTGGCCCGAATCAAAGGCATTCTGACCGGCCCACTGGAATCGATTCGGAACACCTTCGGTAACGCCTGGGGGTTGTTTGTGGAGGGCGGCAACGCGGCCGCCGGGTTGAAGCCCTCCCCGCTCAAGCGGATGGCTGCCGCAGGCGCAATCGGGACGACCCTAGCCGCGCCCTTGGCCGCGGCCGCCCCTGGCACGGCCCTGTCGCCTCCGGCCGCGTTCGCCCAATCCCAAAGCGACATGAAGGCGGGTCCGTTGACGGGGTTGTTTGGTGGGGCCCCTCCTGAGGCCGCTCAACCGGTGCCTGGGGTTGGCGGCGGCCCTGTGGTGCACCAGGCCAACACGTTTCACATCACGGTCCAGGCGGCCCCAGCACAGGACCCAAAGGCAGTGGCGGACATGGTGATTCTGGAGATCCGGCGCCGTGGCGCACGGGCGGCGAGGGAGGCCCTCTACGATGCCGACTGAGATTCTAATGGCTCTCGGCACGTTTCGATTCTCCGTGGACACCGCGGGGTACGAGGACTTGCGGCGCACGGCGGAGCAACGCTGGGCGGCCCAAGAACGGGTTCGTAAGGGCCCGGCGTTGCAGCACATGGGACCCGGGGAAGAGTCCATAGAGCTGCGTGGAATTATCTATCCCCACTACCGCGGGGGCGCCGGCCAGGTGAGCGCCATGCGAGCCCTATCGGCGCAGGGCGTGCCTCAGATGCTGGTGGACGGCCGTGGCATGGTCCACGGCTGGTGGGTTATCGAGAGAGTAGAGGAAGGGCAGTCGTCGCTGTTCGCCGATGGGGTGCCGCGTCGTCAGGAATTCAGCCTGGTGTTACGCCGGTACCATGACGCCGTCACGGGAGCCGCCCCATGATTCGGATTGAGGATGCCGCCGCAGTGATAACGGCCGACGGCGACGTGCTGGACCGAGTGTGCTGGGAGTACTACGGGTTCGAGGGGTGTGTTGAGTCCGTGCTGGAGGCTAACCCTGGGATAGCCGCCTTGGGGCCCTCATTACCGGCGGGGATTCGGGTCGTCATGCCAGCCATCACGGATGGAACAGTCGCAGCGCCCGTGAGACTGTGGGACTAGTATGAGGCCGGACTTCAAGGTGGTGGCCGACACCCAAGACGTGACTGCCGTCATCCGGAGCCGGTTGGTATCACTTGAAATAGTCGATGAGGCAGGCGTGCAGAGCGACAGCGCCGAGATTGTGCTCAGCGACCACGGAGAGCACGTGGCCCTCCCCCGGCGGGGCGCGACCCTGGAGATCTCCATGGGTTACGCAGGGCGCGCAATGGTGGCTCTGGGCACCTATGTCGTGGACGAGGTCGAAATATCGGGATCTCCCCCCACCCTGACCGTCCGGTCCAGGGCCGCGAACTTGCGTGAGACCGCCAAGTCCCAGCATACGCGAGCTTGGGAGGGCACGACGCTGGGCGCGATTCTTTCCGCCATCGCCAAGGAGGAGGGATGGCGCGCCCAGGTTCACCCCACTGTTTCGGCGCTCCCCATTGTAAGGGCGGACCAGGCGAATGAGAGCAATCTGCACTTTATGACTCGCCTGGGCGAGCAACACGGGTGCATCGCCAAGGTGGCCCAAGGGACCTTGGTGGTGGTGCCCGCTGGGGGCGGCGAAAGCGGCTCCGGAAAGCCCTTGGGCGCGACAATTATCACTCCGGAGCGGTGCGCGCCCGGGTGGCGTGTCACGTTAGCGGACCGCGGGAAGTACAAACGGGTGGTGGCCTCTTGGCACGACCCCTCCACGGGCAGGCGTGTGGGCGAGACCGCTGGTGAAGGCGACCCCGCCTACACTCTCAACGAGACCTTTTCTGACGCCACCTCCGCCCGGCGTGCGGCCGAATCGCGTCTCGCGGCGCTGGAAAGAGGGAAGGGCACCGTGAGTCTGGAGATTGTGCCTGGGGAACCCGGCCTGTGCGCGGCCGGTGTGATCGAGTTACGCGGCTTTCGCGAAGGCGCGGACGGCCGCTGGTCCTGCAAGCGGGTGTGTCATAAAGTTACAGGT
This window contains:
- a CDS encoding phage tail protein, whose amino-acid sequence is MPTEILMALGTFRFSVDTAGYEDLRRTAEQRWAAQERVRKGPALQHMGPGEESIELRGIIYPHYRGGAGQVSAMRALSAQGVPQMLVDGRGMVHGWWVIERVEEGQSSLFADGVPRRQEFSLVLRRYHDAVTGAAP
- a CDS encoding tail protein X; this encodes MIRIEDAAAVITADGDVLDRVCWEYYGFEGCVESVLEANPGIAALGPSLPAGIRVVMPAITDGTVAAPVRLWD
- a CDS encoding contractile injection system protein, VgrG/Pvc8 family, whose amino-acid sequence is MRPDFKVVADTQDVTAVIRSRLVSLEIVDEAGVQSDSAEIVLSDHGEHVALPRRGATLEISMGYAGRAMVALGTYVVDEVEISGSPPTLTVRSRAANLRETAKSQHTRAWEGTTLGAILSAIAKEEGWRAQVHPTVSALPIVRADQANESNLHFMTRLGEQHGCIAKVAQGTLVVVPAGGGESGSGKPLGATIITPERCAPGWRVTLADRGKYKRVVASWHDPSTGRRVGETAGEGDPAYTLNETFSDATSARRAAESRLAALERGKGTVSLEIVPGEPGLCAAGVIELRGFREGADGRWSCKRVCHKVTGGGGCSTAVEAESLQTDGSVAP